ATATCATAATAGTAGGGGGTATTCCATGCTTATAGATTTGCTTCTAGTACAGGGGTATCCCAATGCAAACGGCATCGGAGATCAAGTTTCAGATAACTTAAGATAATCTAAAGCAAAGATAGCAGAAGGGAGTATCGAACTTGCATACACAGGAGACGTTGAGCATTAATCATATTCCCCACGTCCGTCCAAATGTGTGCACCTCCTTTCTCCCCTAATGATGGAGAAGGCCACTAAGGTAATGAATCATCAGGTGCACGGGGTGGCTAAGCCAGCGCGAGGCCTATAAATTGGGAGTGCTGTTTCAGAACAAGTCACAGCCACCAGCACatacatgcatgcacacacgcaGAAAGGTACCATCCCAGCCGTTGTTTCCTTGACGGAGCATACCCCAGCCGTTGGGTGGGTGGGTGAGCTAGCAGTAGAGCTTAAGCATGGCCGTGAAGATGGCATCGGACGGCCTGTGGCAGGGCGAGAACCCTCTGGACTTCGCGCTGCCGCTTCTCGCGGTGCAGATAGCCGTCGTGCTGGTCGTCACGCAGGGCCTCGGCTTCGCCCTCAAGCCCCTGCGCCAGCCTAGGGTCGTCGCAGAGATCCTGGTATTCatattatacatatatatatatatatatatatatatatatatatatatatatatatatatatatatatatatatatatatatacgctcCTTTAACTCTTCCTTTATGTAGTAAATACAATTACTAGTTTGAAGAAATAAAAAAAGCATCTTATATCTCAGTCATGCGAATACAATACACATGAGAATATTTTATGAAAAAAATAGTTTTAATTGCGGGCTGCATAGGTAAACAAAATGTGATGATCATAAATTGTTAATGGTGCTATTACCGTTGCTTATTTTAGATCAACATAATTGTattattttttaatataaaacTATTTTGCCAGTCCATCGTCTCTATAGTGCATTCTAAGTATCTAACATGCAAAGTAGTGTGGAAAGTTTTCCTAGGCTGTATTTTAGAGGGTATCACATTTGGCCTGTGTTTTAGAGGGTATAACATGATTTAACGATTAGTTCTAGAGGTTAATTCGGTAGCTGTATATTTTTTAAATTATGCACAACTTTAGAATTAAGGGTTAGAGATGTGCATTTTCCATTACTAGACCCAAAGTTGCCCAAAATTTGTGCTTCTCAGGCGGCTAGGCTTGATACTCGGTAGAAGTAACAAATACGGGATGTTTCCCAAAAAAACAAATAGGGAATATGTAGAAGTTCGACCATAAAATATAGTTCCTCTGTCCTAAACTATGGGTCGTTGATACCGACAtttattttgagatggagggagtataagcaCTCTTTTTGAGAGTGGATTTTCAGCTCCCGGATGCCTAGGCACCCTCTATGaacaataaaataataaaaatcaaaaaaaaaactgaaactttgcAACATCAAAGATGATTAAACTTTGTCGAGGAGCTCTACACACGAAAGAGATTTCAGTGCTTGAAGTTTTGAGCACTTTTAGCACTGAAATCTGAAACTCGTTTGTACACCTTTCTCTATATAATATTTTGGCATGAAAACTTGCAAGAACCTACAAAGTTTGACCATCTTTTATGAtgcaaagtttcagatttttttgaatgtTTTTATGATGCACTGTTTATAGAGGGTGCCTAGGCACCCGGGAGCTGTTACACCTTTCTCTTTTTAGAATCACTTGTAAATGTTTTGAATGTTTAATTTGCGCAGGGCGGCATCTTGCTCGGACCTTCGGCCCTGGGCCGGTGGGGCGCTTTCCGCCGCACGCTCTTTCCGGAGTGGAGCACCGCCGCGCTCGACACCGTATCGGGCCTCGGcctgctcctcttcctcttcctggtCGGCCTCGAACTCGACTTCTGCGCCGTTCGCCGCGTGGGGCCCCGCAGCGTTGCCATCGCAGCGGCCGGCATCGTGCCCCcactgctcgccgccgccggtgtcGTTCCAGTCCTCGACCTCGCCATCCCGGCACCACGCCAAGCCTCATACTTCTCGCTGTGCGTTTTCCTCGGCGCCGCGCTCTCGGTGACCGCTCTCCCGGTGCTCGCCTGCATCCTCAAGGAGCTCGGCCTCCTCGGAGTGCCCTTCGGCGagaccgccatggccgccgccgccgtgaaCGATGTCTTCGCGTGGACGCTCCTCGCCCTCGCTCTCGCTGTGTCCGGCGGTGGTCGCGAGCCGAAGGGGCCCGCTCTCGCGCCGGTCTACATCCTCTCGTCGGGCGTGGTCTTCGTGGCGTTCACGTTCTTCGCGCTccgccctctcatggcgcgcctgGCGCGCCGCGCAGGCCCCTGCAG
This DNA window, taken from Triticum aestivum cultivar Chinese Spring chromosome 1D, IWGSC CS RefSeq v2.1, whole genome shotgun sequence, encodes the following:
- the LOC123183201 gene encoding cation/H(+) antiporter 20-like, whose protein sequence is MAVKMASDGLWQGENPLDFALPLLAVQIAVVLVVTQGLGFALKPLRQPRVVAEILGGILLGPSALGRWGAFRRTLFPEWSTAALDTVSGLGLLLFLFLVGLELDFCAVRRVGPRSVAIAAAGIVPPLLAAAGVVPVLDLAIPAPRQASYFSLCVFLGAALSVTALPVLACILKELGLLGVPFGETAMAAAAVNDVFAWTLLALALAVSGGGREPKGPALAPVYILSSGVVFVAFTFFALRPLMARLARRAGPCSSDGDLTCSCAVACALLAGAVTDAIGVHPVFGAFVFGLAMPREDGVAERIGEKVAPLVSGLMLPLYFATSGLHTNVDNVRGVAAWGMVALVVAVAVVGKFAGTFTVAVAGTGMARREAAALGVAMSAKGLVELIVLNIGKEKKVLDDTTFAIFVIMALTTTVIATPLMTALYRQPPTTTTPESDGVELKGDDACPA